A section of the Saccopteryx leptura isolate mSacLep1 chromosome 6, mSacLep1_pri_phased_curated, whole genome shotgun sequence genome encodes:
- the LOC136375803 gene encoding serine protease inhibitor Kazal-type 1-like isoform X4, with translation MKSLILQSRAAFSFSSASWLYILEARRLQLQTACNKNPTFGCPKNYSPVCASNGVTYSNLCTFCKANRKSHGKITFQHNGSCRRILSTGGTKPRLDSAELLGTAA, from the exons ATGAAATCTCTGATATTACAAAGCCG TGCTGCATTCagtttttcttctgcttcctgGCTTTATATTTTAGAAGCTAGGAGGCTTCAACTACAG ACTGCATGTAACAAAAACCCAACATTTGGATGCCCTAAAAACTATAGCCCAGTCTGTGCATCCAATGGAGTGACCTATAGTAATCTCTGCACATTTTGTAAGGCAAACAG AAAAAGTCATGGGAAAATTACTTTTCAACATAATGGCTCATGCAGGAGAATATTGTCCACTGGAGGGACAAAGCCACGTTTGGATTCTGCAGAGCTGCTGGGAACAGCTGCATGA
- the LOC136375803 gene encoding serine protease inhibitor Kazal-type 1-like isoform X1, with protein sequence MANFSMRIKVSFLIIMLAFPLFSGTNSDEISDITKPTACNKNPTFGCPKNYSPVCASNGVTYSNLCTFCKANRKSHGKITFQHNGSCRRILSTGGTKPRLDSAELLGTAA encoded by the exons ATGGCTAACTTCTCAATGCGTATCAAAGTCAGCTTTCTGATCATCATGTTggcatttcctcttttctctg GAACTAACTCGGATGAAATCTCTGATATTACAAAGCCG ACTGCATGTAACAAAAACCCAACATTTGGATGCCCTAAAAACTATAGCCCAGTCTGTGCATCCAATGGAGTGACCTATAGTAATCTCTGCACATTTTGTAAGGCAAACAG AAAAAGTCATGGGAAAATTACTTTTCAACATAATGGCTCATGCAGGAGAATATTGTCCACTGGAGGGACAAAGCCACGTTTGGATTCTGCAGAGCTGCTGGGAACAGCTGCATGA
- the LOC136375805 gene encoding sperm-associated acrosin inhibitor-like produces MSFFSLLIKSIFITALVFPLYSETGFSRSKRRQRKEPVCDFSKKDIYTCTREYDPVCATNGQSYSNPCVFCIKVMEHGGTFSFKHYGRC; encoded by the exons ATGTCTTTCTTCTCACTGTTGATCAAGTCGATTTTCATCACTGCCTTGGTGTTTCCTCTTTATTCTG AAACTGGTTTTTCACGTTCAAAACGCAGACAGAGAAAG GAACCAGTCTGTGATTTTTCTAAGAAAGACATATACACTTGCACCAGAGAATATGATCCAGTCTGTGCAACCAATGGTCAATCTTATTCCAATCCTTGCGTTTTCTGCATTAAAGTAAT GGAACATGGTGGAacattttcatttaaacattATGGAAGATGCTGA